A region from the Longimicrobium terrae genome encodes:
- a CDS encoding ABC transporter permease subunit: protein MTNPPSTRTNAARSLGRRLMGRQEAGLVLVTAFVAAALTLLAGSHLDRRAGVMVNDFWNSHTLVQTATDASFFAIMAVGATVVIISGGIDLSVGSIYALSGVASAILLRSMGEMPAAATVLVALLVCAGVGLLCGIVNGALVVGLKVHPFIITLGTMWVLRGIAFVATRAESILLPPALTGFAKASLGLGGGLYPVPMLLMLGVTVAGALYLTRTVPGRHVFAFGGNLEASRFAGLPLGRIQIGVFAVSGLTAGLAAFLGAGFYGSVSSGDAQGYELYVIAAAVVGGASLIGGRGSAVGALLGALLIVLFRQSIRTLRFDQNYEWIVVGCAIIVAVVVDQWSTRAAARRMSRAAEAAPAA from the coding sequence GTGACCAACCCCCCGTCCACCCGGACCAACGCCGCGCGCTCGCTGGGGCGCAGACTGATGGGGCGCCAGGAAGCCGGCCTGGTGCTGGTGACGGCATTCGTGGCGGCCGCGCTGACGCTGCTGGCGGGCAGCCACCTGGACCGCCGCGCCGGCGTGATGGTGAACGACTTCTGGAACTCGCACACGCTCGTGCAGACCGCCACGGACGCCAGCTTCTTCGCCATCATGGCGGTGGGGGCCACGGTGGTCATCATCTCCGGCGGCATCGACCTGTCGGTGGGGTCCATCTATGCGCTGAGCGGGGTGGCATCTGCCATCCTGCTGCGGTCGATGGGAGAGATGCCGGCGGCGGCGACGGTGCTGGTGGCGCTTCTGGTCTGCGCGGGGGTGGGGCTGCTGTGCGGGATCGTGAACGGCGCGCTGGTGGTGGGGCTCAAGGTGCACCCGTTCATCATCACGCTGGGGACGATGTGGGTGCTGCGGGGGATCGCGTTCGTGGCGACGCGCGCGGAAAGCATTCTGCTGCCCCCCGCGCTCACGGGGTTCGCCAAGGCGTCGCTGGGGCTGGGGGGCGGATTGTATCCCGTGCCCATGCTGCTGATGCTGGGGGTGACCGTGGCCGGCGCGCTGTACCTGACGCGCACGGTGCCGGGGCGGCACGTCTTTGCCTTCGGCGGCAACCTGGAGGCGAGCCGCTTTGCCGGGCTGCCGCTGGGGCGCATTCAGATCGGCGTGTTCGCGGTGTCCGGACTGACGGCGGGATTGGCGGCGTTTCTGGGGGCGGGGTTCTACGGATCGGTGTCGTCGGGGGACGCGCAGGGATACGAGCTGTACGTGATCGCGGCGGCCGTGGTGGGCGGGGCGTCGCTGATCGGGGGGCGGGGGAGCGCGGTGGGGGCGTTGCTGGGCGCGCTGCTGATCGTGCTTTTCCGGCAGAGCATCCGCACGCTGCGGTTTGACCAGAACTACGAGTGGATCGTGGTGGGATGCGCAATCATCGTGGCGGTGGTGGTGGACCAGTGGAGCACCCGCGCGGCCGCCCGCCGCATGAGCCGCGCGGCCGAAGCGGCCCCAGCGGCGTAG